One Parageobacillus sp. KH3-4 genomic region harbors:
- a CDS encoding SDR family oxidoreductase, with amino-acid sequence MRHALITAGAKGLGRKVTELLLERGYSVTVNYRSDEAAVRSLQQKYAHLDERLQFVRGDVTKKEDLFALVDAALDRFGRIDCLINNAGPYIFERKKLADYTEDEWYEMIEGNLSAVFHLLKKTIPVMRKQRFGRIITYGFQGAAEAPGWLHRSAFSAAKVGLVSLTKTIALEEAEYGITANMVCPGNIVGEMKEATIAYSRSIKDADTPIGRSGTGEDIARVIAFLCEEDSDMITGAIIDVTGGVNVIHRYR; translated from the coding sequence GTGCGACATGCCCTCATCACAGCCGGAGCGAAAGGGCTGGGGAGAAAAGTAACAGAACTGTTGCTAGAGAGAGGATATTCCGTAACCGTCAATTACCGAAGCGATGAAGCGGCGGTGCGGTCACTGCAACAAAAATACGCCCATCTCGATGAACGGCTGCAATTTGTTCGCGGTGATGTTACGAAAAAAGAAGATTTATTTGCTCTTGTGGATGCGGCGCTCGATCGGTTTGGACGCATCGATTGTTTAATCAATAATGCGGGGCCGTACATTTTTGAACGAAAAAAATTGGCTGATTACACAGAAGACGAATGGTACGAAATGATTGAGGGAAATTTAAGCGCCGTATTTCATTTGTTGAAAAAAACGATTCCAGTGATGAGAAAACAACGGTTTGGACGCATTATTACATATGGTTTTCAAGGTGCGGCGGAAGCGCCGGGATGGCTGCATCGGTCCGCGTTCAGCGCCGCCAAAGTCGGTTTAGTCTCGTTAACGAAAACAATTGCGCTCGAGGAAGCGGAGTATGGCATTACCGCAAATATGGTTTGCCCAGGCAATATCGTCGGAGAGATGAAAGAGGCGACGATTGCCTATTCGCGTTCGATAAAAGACGCTGACACCCCGATTGGACGCTCAGGGACAGGGGAAGATATTGCTCGCGTTATCGCTTTTTTATGTGAAGAAGATTCCGATATGATTACAGGCGCGATCATTGATGTGACAGGGGGGGTAAATGTTATTCATCGTTACCGATAA
- a CDS encoding GntR family transcriptional regulator, with protein sequence MYIETLEQIRRMIKEDGLVAGDKLPSERELSERLQVGRSSVREALRALEFLGLIETRRGEGTYIKEVGNHRLIDLLGMFILQDERAKEDLAETKWLIERLCLQLACQRWTEQEFAQLEKMVRQKTINYELFFQWVTAAAQNYLLERIWRVLHDFFQTINGIVSFPGNFYEQMLKAFAKRDVAAAIKLWENGQSPLSKEG encoded by the coding sequence GTGTATATAGAAACGCTCGAACAAATTCGCAGGATGATAAAAGAAGACGGGCTTGTCGCTGGCGATAAGCTTCCTTCCGAACGCGAATTATCAGAGCGTCTACAAGTTGGGCGTTCTTCTGTAAGAGAAGCGTTGCGGGCGCTGGAATTCCTCGGTTTAATTGAAACGCGACGTGGGGAAGGGACGTATATCAAAGAAGTGGGGAATCATCGGCTTATTGATTTGCTCGGAATGTTTATTTTGCAAGATGAACGTGCAAAAGAAGATTTGGCGGAAACGAAATGGCTTATTGAACGTCTTTGTCTGCAGCTTGCCTGCCAGCGGTGGACAGAACAGGAATTCGCTCAACTAGAAAAAATGGTTCGCCAAAAAACGATCAATTACGAGCTTTTTTTCCAATGGGTGACGGCGGCTGCGCAAAACTATTTACTGGAACGAATTTGGCGCGTGCTTCATGACTTTTTCCAAACGATCAATGGCATCGTTTCATTTCCAGGCAACTTTTATGAACAAATGTTAAAAGCGTTTGCGAAGCGGGACGTTGCCGCTGCTATAAAATTATGGGAAAATGGGCAAAGTCCATTGTCGAAAGAAGGATGA
- a CDS encoding YtrH family sporulation protein: MNEKIAFLPAFIQSYFIAAGVLLGGAMVGALGAFLSGEQPLTAMYRFAGDLRIWAVVAAIGGTFDTFYMVERGFFFGETRDIIKQFLLILSAMGGAQTGVTIITWLTQEHISS; this comes from the coding sequence ATGAACGAAAAGATAGCATTTTTGCCCGCATTTATCCAAAGTTATTTTATCGCCGCCGGCGTGTTGCTAGGCGGTGCGATGGTCGGAGCGCTCGGCGCGTTTTTAAGCGGGGAACAGCCGCTTACGGCAATGTATCGATTTGCTGGTGATTTGCGAATTTGGGCTGTCGTCGCCGCCATCGGAGGGACGTTCGATACGTTTTATATGGTGGAGCGGGGCTTCTTTTTTGGGGAAACTCGCGACATTATTAAACAGTTTCTTCTTATTCTTTCCGCGATGGGAGGCGCACAGACAGGGGTTACCATCATTACTTGGCTGACGCAGGAGCATATTTCTTCATGA
- a CDS encoding metal-dependent hydrolase — protein sequence MKVTYHGHSVVKIETNGKTIFIDPFITGNGTTDLKVEDVKADAILLTHGHTDHVGDTVQLAKKNNALVVAPFELATYLGWQGVNVHPMHIGGAHQFDFGKVKLTQAFHGSGYVTEDKQIIYTGMPAGILFTAEGKTIYHAGDTGLFSDMKLIGERNDIDVAFLPIGDNFTMGPEDAALAAEWLRAKIVVPIHYNTFPAIAQDPQQFVAMLPDGVGRVLNPGESIEL from the coding sequence GTGAAAGTAACTTATCATGGGCATTCTGTTGTGAAAATTGAAACGAATGGAAAAACGATTTTCATTGATCCGTTTATTACCGGCAATGGTACGACAGATTTAAAAGTCGAAGATGTGAAGGCAGACGCTATTTTGCTTACGCATGGCCATACCGACCATGTCGGCGATACGGTGCAGCTTGCTAAAAAAAATAATGCGCTTGTTGTCGCCCCTTTTGAATTAGCTACATATTTAGGATGGCAAGGAGTGAATGTCCATCCGATGCATATCGGCGGAGCGCATCAGTTTGACTTTGGAAAAGTCAAATTAACGCAGGCGTTCCACGGTTCAGGTTATGTAACGGAAGACAAGCAAATTATTTATACAGGCATGCCGGCGGGAATTTTATTCACTGCGGAAGGCAAAACGATTTATCACGCTGGGGATACGGGATTGTTTTCTGATATGAAGCTGATCGGTGAGCGCAACGATATTGATGTGGCGTTTTTGCCAATCGGGGATAATTTCACGATGGGACCGGAAGATGCAGCGCTTGCTGCGGAGTGGCTTCGTGCGAAAATCGTCGTTCCGATTCATTACAATACGTTCCCGGCGATTGCCCAAGATCCGCAGCAATTTGTAGCGATGCTCCCTGATGGCGTGGGACGTGTATTAAACCCAGGAGAAAGCATAGAATTATAA
- a CDS encoding CBS domain-containing protein, with the protein MATKHEQILQYINSLPVGEKISVRQIAKEMGVSEGTAYRAIKDAENKGYVSTIERVGTIRIEKKRKENIEKLTYAEVVNIVDGQVLGGREGLHKTLNRFVIGAMKLEAMMRYTGAGDLLIVGNRTKAHERALKAGAAVLITGGFDTEEHVKRLADELQLPIISTSYDTFTVATMINRAIYDQLIKKEIVLVEDILIPLEKTVYLYATDPIERWYELNRETRHSRFPVVDQQWKVQGIVTAKDVLDFDRQLPIEKAMTKHPITVKGKTSVASASHIMVWEGIELLPVVDEHNRLQGIISRQDVLKALQMIQRQPQVGETIDDIIASQFREADGDGKEDMFRCTVTPQMTNYLGTLSYGVFTTIVTEAATRALRAYKRGDLVIENITIYFIKPVQIDSTIEVKAKLLEMGRKFGKVDVEAYHEGIVVGKALMMCQLIDR; encoded by the coding sequence TTGGCGACAAAGCATGAACAAATTTTGCAATACATTAATAGTTTACCGGTTGGCGAAAAAATTTCGGTAAGGCAAATCGCAAAGGAAATGGGAGTAAGCGAGGGGACAGCTTATCGCGCCATTAAAGATGCGGAAAATAAAGGGTATGTCAGCACGATTGAACGTGTCGGTACGATCCGCATTGAAAAGAAGCGAAAAGAAAATATCGAAAAGCTGACGTATGCGGAAGTTGTCAATATTGTCGACGGGCAAGTGCTAGGCGGTCGTGAAGGTTTGCATAAAACGCTGAACCGCTTCGTTATTGGTGCGATGAAGCTGGAGGCGATGATGCGCTATACGGGAGCTGGCGATTTGTTGATTGTCGGAAACCGAACGAAAGCGCATGAACGTGCGTTGAAAGCTGGGGCAGCTGTGTTAATTACCGGAGGATTCGATACGGAAGAACATGTGAAAAGATTGGCGGATGAGTTGCAGCTCCCGATTATTTCGACAAGCTATGATACATTTACAGTGGCAACGATGATTAACCGGGCGATTTACGATCAGCTCATTAAAAAGGAAATCGTTCTCGTTGAAGATATTTTAATCCCGCTCGAAAAAACCGTATATTTATATGCTACAGATCCGATTGAACGTTGGTATGAGCTCAATCGCGAAACGAGGCATAGCCGTTTTCCAGTTGTGGATCAGCAGTGGAAAGTACAAGGGATCGTTACCGCGAAAGATGTGCTCGACTTTGACCGGCAATTGCCGATCGAAAAGGCGATGACAAAACACCCGATCACAGTAAAAGGAAAAACGTCGGTTGCCTCCGCTTCACATATTATGGTATGGGAAGGCATCGAGCTTTTGCCGGTTGTTGATGAACATAATCGCCTTCAAGGAATTATCAGCCGCCAAGACGTATTGAAAGCGCTCCAGATGATTCAACGCCAGCCGCAAGTAGGCGAGACGATCGATGATATTATTGCAAGCCAGTTCCGCGAAGCCGATGGCGATGGAAAAGAAGATATGTTTCGCTGCACGGTTACTCCGCAAATGACGAATTATTTAGGAACGCTATCGTATGGAGTGTTTACGACGATTGTTACGGAAGCGGCTACACGCGCGCTTCGTGCATATAAACGAGGCGATTTAGTGATCGAAAACATTACGATTTATTTTATTAAACCAGTGCAAATCGACAGCACGATCGAAGTAAAAGCGAAGCTGTTGGAAATGGGACGGAAATTTGGAAAAGTCGATGTGGAAGCGTATCACGAAGGCATTGTCGTCGGAAAAGCCCTGATGATGTGTCAATTAATCGACCGCTAG
- a CDS encoding Xaa-Pro peptidase family protein: protein MNKRLHLFSEWLQEQHISFALITSSPNVFYLSGFYCDPHERLLALLVFPHEEPALICPQMETARARQAGWTYEIIDYGDADNPWQLLERHVRAKNIKIDRIAVEKSHLSLERYEQLQAYFQARSWLNAEEKLRQLRMIKEEKEIAILRQAAELADYAVEVGVNAIAEGKTELDIIAAIEYEMKKKGVREMSFATMVLAGENTANPHGVPGLTTIRKGDFVLFDLGVIVDGYCSDITRTVIFKSATEEQKLIYDTVLRAQLAAIDACKPGVEIGSVDRAARSIIEQAGYGPYFTHRVGHGLGIELHEYPSMNAANAMPLERGMTFTIEPGIYVPSVGGVRIEDDVFITDNGAGILTKYPKELIIVS from the coding sequence ATGAACAAACGACTTCACTTATTTTCCGAATGGCTTCAAGAACAACATATTTCATTTGCGCTTATTACGTCAAGTCCGAACGTTTTTTATTTAAGCGGATTTTATTGCGATCCGCATGAACGGCTTTTGGCGTTGCTTGTTTTTCCGCACGAAGAGCCGGCATTAATTTGCCCGCAAATGGAAACGGCGCGCGCAAGACAAGCTGGATGGACGTATGAAATCATCGATTATGGAGATGCAGACAACCCGTGGCAGCTGCTTGAACGGCACGTTCGTGCCAAAAACATAAAAATCGATCGAATTGCTGTCGAAAAAAGCCATCTTTCTCTCGAGCGATATGAACAGCTTCAAGCATATTTCCAAGCGCGCTCGTGGCTGAACGCGGAAGAGAAGCTGCGGCAATTGCGGATGATCAAGGAAGAAAAAGAAATCGCCATATTGCGCCAGGCGGCGGAACTTGCGGACTACGCCGTCGAAGTAGGAGTAAACGCAATCGCTGAGGGAAAAACAGAATTAGATATTATCGCAGCGATTGAATACGAAATGAAGAAAAAAGGCGTGCGCGAAATGTCATTTGCCACAATGGTATTAGCCGGGGAAAACACAGCAAACCCTCACGGCGTTCCAGGGCTCACAACCATTCGTAAAGGCGACTTTGTCTTATTTGATTTGGGCGTAATTGTAGACGGTTATTGTTCAGATATTACAAGAACCGTTATATTCAAAAGCGCGACAGAAGAGCAAAAATTGATTTATGATACCGTTTTGCGCGCACAGTTGGCGGCGATTGATGCATGCAAACCAGGCGTGGAAATCGGCAGTGTCGATCGCGCCGCGAGATCGATCATTGAACAAGCCGGATACGGTCCGTATTTCACGCATCGCGTCGGTCACGGTCTAGGCATTGAATTGCACGAATATCCGTCTATGAACGCAGCAAACGCGATGCCGCTAGAACGCGGCATGACGTTCACGATTGAGCCGGGTATTTATGTTCCTTCCGTCGGCGGAGTACGCATTGAAGACGACGTGTTTATCACCGATAACGGTGCAGGGATTTTAACAAAATATCCGAAAGAACTTATCATCGTTTCATGA
- the ytrI gene encoding sporulation membrane protein YtrI: MRIPPYYRYPIWQRFFAGAAIGALISWFVFLHLFGVLQEKQVRQIIELQDKIADLENEVRIWQEDYVKLNKMNKKRLTVQGISIHLVNAEQYKLDSYTTFRIEESVKEDVSHLIAKDIETVYNGRELLKRAIENKTYTINEQTYKLEIHQLFLFTTLSIELKLKPVSSPS; the protein is encoded by the coding sequence ATGAGAATCCCGCCTTATTACCGCTATCCAATATGGCAGCGTTTTTTTGCCGGAGCCGCGATCGGAGCGCTCATCAGCTGGTTTGTTTTTTTGCATTTATTCGGCGTTTTGCAAGAAAAACAAGTTCGCCAAATCATTGAACTTCAAGACAAAATTGCCGATTTGGAAAACGAAGTTCGCATTTGGCAGGAAGACTACGTAAAATTAAATAAAATGAACAAAAAAAGATTGACAGTTCAAGGGATTTCTATTCACCTTGTCAATGCCGAACAATACAAACTGGACTCTTATACGACGTTTCGCATTGAAGAAAGCGTAAAAGAAGATGTTTCCCATCTTATTGCGAAAGACATCGAAACGGTTTACAACGGCAGGGAATTGCTAAAACGGGCAATTGAAAATAAAACATATACCATTAATGAACAAACATATAAACTAGAAATACATCAGCTCTTTTTGTTTACAACATTATCGATCGAACTGAAGCTAAAGCCCGTTTCTTCGCCGTCATAA
- the dnaE gene encoding DNA polymerase III subunit alpha, translating to MSFVHLHVRSCYSLLTSPAKISDLVKKAKDLQFPALALTDENVLYGAIPFYMECKRYGIQPIIGMITDVVLEGEEAHPLVLLAKNETGYQHLMKISSTIQTKTREGIPEKWLWHYRDGLIALTPGKSGQIEILLAHGEITKAKQVLERYKQIFEANFYLSVQRGKNKEKEPYEQQLIVLGEETNTPLVATNDVQYIEKEDAFVHRCLLAIKQGTVIEKETATAGERYLTSPEEMKERFSDLPAAVENSGKIAEQCRLDIDFGSLKLPKYPVPTKESADDYLRRLCMEGLRERVLSPSDRYIERLEYELNVIRQMGFSDYFLIVWDFMNFARKQGIITGPGRGSAAGSLVAYTLYITNVDPIQYGLLFERFLNPERVSMPDIDIDFPDERREEVIQYVANKYGQQYVAQIITFGTFGAKAALRDIGKVLQIDAKEMESILKHVPNKPGITIQEAYDQSAAFRQAVQSSALMKRWVVTAMKVEGLPRHTSTHAAGVIISSEPLSQIVPLQQGHGELYLTQYPMDVLERLGLLKMDFLGLRTLTLLEHICRLIQQQTGKTIDVREIPLHDRKTYELVSEGDTNGIFQLESDGMKRVLKQLKPSQFEDIVAVNALYRPGPIDYIPSYIRRKHGEEKASYLHPNLEPILAPTYGVLIYQEQIMQIAANIAGFSLGKADLLRRAIAKKKKEILDQQRNAFVRGCMEKGYDESFANDLYDMIVRFVNYGFNRSHAVAYSMLSYQLAYLKAHYPLYFYAALLTSAIGDEEKVALYIYEARQKRIELLPPSVNQSRYSFSVEHGKIRYSLAAVKHVGAAAVKAIVQERKKGPFSDFFDFCVRLFGKGINRKTIESLILSGCFDEFGVERASLLASMDVALEHAQLVGPYVEEGLFSDISLKPKYVEAPAFPLEEKLMYEKELLGVYVSPHPISAHRKMFRLAGAQPVMSIIREKTDRPVKAGVYIVQERKTRTKKGEEMSFFTISDESGEMDAVAFPDVYRRYASVLKKGEVQLLEGKVEIRAGKPQFVIRKVLAPAFASLYVKIDPEQIATGTLFALKELLQKHHGNTPVFLYYEQEQKMVKLSEEYDVELTDECIAALKALLGDDHIVVK from the coding sequence TTGTCGTTTGTTCACCTTCACGTTCGCAGCTGCTATAGCTTGTTAACAAGCCCAGCGAAAATTAGCGATTTAGTTAAAAAGGCGAAAGATTTGCAATTTCCCGCGTTAGCATTAACGGATGAAAACGTATTGTACGGAGCGATTCCCTTTTACATGGAATGTAAACGTTACGGCATTCAGCCGATTATTGGGATGATCACGGATGTTGTGCTTGAAGGAGAAGAGGCACATCCGCTCGTTTTATTAGCAAAAAATGAAACAGGCTACCAACATTTAATGAAAATCAGCAGTACGATTCAAACGAAAACACGCGAAGGAATTCCGGAAAAATGGTTATGGCATTATCGCGATGGATTAATTGCGCTAACCCCGGGAAAAAGCGGGCAAATTGAAATATTGCTCGCTCATGGCGAAATAACAAAAGCAAAGCAAGTATTAGAACGGTATAAGCAAATTTTTGAGGCGAACTTTTACCTTTCCGTGCAGCGTGGGAAAAATAAGGAGAAAGAGCCGTATGAACAGCAACTGATTGTTTTAGGCGAAGAAACGAATACACCGCTTGTAGCGACGAATGACGTTCAATATATCGAAAAAGAAGACGCGTTTGTGCACCGCTGTTTATTGGCGATCAAACAGGGGACTGTGATTGAAAAAGAAACAGCGACAGCGGGAGAGCGGTATTTAACATCGCCAGAAGAAATGAAGGAGCGGTTTTCCGATTTGCCCGCGGCGGTGGAAAACAGCGGGAAAATCGCTGAACAATGCCGCCTTGACATTGATTTTGGTTCGTTAAAGCTGCCGAAATATCCCGTGCCGACGAAAGAAAGCGCTGACGATTATTTGCGCCGCCTTTGCATGGAAGGGCTGCGAGAACGGGTGCTTTCCCCTTCTGACCGCTACATAGAACGGCTAGAATATGAACTGAATGTCATTCGGCAAATGGGGTTCAGTGACTATTTTTTGATCGTTTGGGATTTTATGAATTTCGCCAGAAAACAAGGGATTATCACAGGGCCTGGGCGAGGATCGGCGGCAGGATCGCTTGTCGCGTACACGCTTTACATTACAAACGTCGATCCGATTCAATACGGCCTTTTATTCGAGCGGTTTTTAAATCCAGAGCGTGTGTCGATGCCGGATATCGATATTGATTTTCCCGATGAACGGCGCGAAGAAGTCATTCAATATGTCGCCAATAAGTACGGACAACAATATGTGGCGCAAATCATTACGTTCGGCACGTTCGGCGCCAAGGCGGCCCTGCGCGACATTGGAAAAGTGCTGCAGATCGATGCGAAAGAGATGGAAAGTATCCTAAAGCATGTTCCTAACAAGCCCGGAATCACGATTCAAGAAGCATATGATCAATCGGCTGCTTTTCGCCAAGCGGTTCAGTCTTCCGCATTGATGAAACGATGGGTTGTCACGGCAATGAAAGTGGAAGGACTTCCGCGCCACACCTCGACGCACGCAGCCGGTGTAATCATTAGCAGCGAGCCGCTTTCGCAAATCGTTCCATTGCAACAAGGGCATGGCGAATTGTATTTAACGCAATATCCGATGGATGTGTTGGAGCGGCTCGGTCTATTAAAGATGGATTTTCTTGGATTGCGCACGTTAACATTGCTTGAACATATATGCCGCCTTATTCAGCAGCAAACGGGCAAAACGATCGATGTGCGGGAGATCCCGCTTCATGACCGCAAAACGTATGAATTAGTAAGCGAGGGAGACACAAACGGGATTTTTCAGTTAGAGTCCGATGGAATGAAGCGTGTGCTAAAGCAGCTAAAGCCGTCGCAATTCGAGGATATCGTGGCGGTGAACGCGCTATACCGGCCGGGCCCGATCGATTACATCCCTTCGTATATAAGAAGAAAGCACGGAGAAGAAAAAGCTTCTTACCTTCATCCAAATTTGGAGCCGATTTTAGCGCCGACGTATGGAGTCCTTATTTATCAAGAGCAAATTATGCAAATCGCCGCCAATATCGCGGGATTTTCGCTAGGCAAAGCAGATTTGTTGCGGCGGGCGATTGCGAAAAAGAAAAAAGAAATTTTGGATCAACAGCGGAATGCGTTTGTAAGGGGATGTATGGAAAAAGGTTATGACGAATCGTTTGCCAACGATTTGTATGATATGATCGTTCGCTTTGTCAACTACGGATTTAACCGAAGCCATGCCGTCGCTTATAGCATGCTTTCTTACCAGCTTGCTTATTTGAAAGCACATTACCCTCTTTATTTCTACGCGGCGCTGTTAACGAGCGCGATCGGCGACGAGGAAAAAGTGGCTTTGTATATTTATGAAGCAAGGCAAAAGCGGATCGAGTTGCTGCCGCCTTCCGTTAATCAAAGCCGCTATTCTTTTTCGGTCGAGCACGGAAAGATCCGCTACAGCTTGGCTGCAGTTAAACACGTTGGGGCAGCGGCGGTGAAAGCAATTGTACAAGAGCGAAAAAAAGGGCCTTTCTCCGACTTTTTTGATTTTTGTGTCCGTTTATTTGGAAAAGGCATCAACCGAAAAACGATAGAATCTTTGATTTTGTCCGGCTGCTTTGATGAATTTGGCGTCGAACGAGCGTCGCTGTTGGCGAGCATGGATGTCGCTTTAGAGCATGCGCAGCTTGTCGGCCCGTATGTCGAAGAGGGGTTATTTTCCGATATATCGCTGAAGCCGAAATATGTTGAAGCGCCTGCTTTTCCGCTGGAAGAAAAGTTAATGTACGAAAAAGAACTGCTCGGCGTTTATGTTTCTCCGCATCCAATATCTGCCCATCGGAAAATGTTTCGCTTGGCGGGAGCGCAGCCGGTGATGAGCATAATAAGAGAAAAAACGGACCGCCCTGTTAAAGCCGGAGTGTATATTGTTCAAGAGAGAAAGACCCGAACGAAAAAAGGAGAGGAAATGTCATTTTTCACGATTAGCGATGAAAGCGGGGAAATGGACGCGGTCGCGTTTCCAGATGTATATCGCCGTTATGCTTCCGTTTTAAAAAAAGGAGAAGTGCAATTATTGGAAGGGAAGGTAGAGATTCGTGCAGGAAAGCCACAATTCGTCATTCGCAAAGTGCTGGCTCCCGCGTTCGCGTCGCTTTACGTAAAAATTGATCCGGAGCAGATCGCCACTGGAACATTATTTGCGTTAAAAGAGTTATTGCAAAAGCATCACGGAAACACTCCTGTGTTTCTATATTACGAACAAGAACAAAAGATGGTGAAGCTTTCGGAAGAGTATGATGTTGAATTGACGGATGAGTGCATTGCCGCGTTGAAAGCGCTGCTCGGCGATGATCATATTGTAGTAAAATGA
- a CDS encoding bifunctional oligoribonuclease/PAP phosphatase NrnA — MKEKCLEILKAIQQFDTIIIHRHIRPDPDAYGSQGGLAEILKASFPEKTVYTVGNDEESLQFLRRMDVIDDQTYDNALVIVCDTANQERICDDRYRLGKKLIKIDHHPNEDPYGDILWVDTNASSTSEMIYEFYLAGKEEGLVMTKAAARLIYAGIVGDTGRFLFPRTSEKTFRYASELIQYGFSLTEIYDGLYNTKLNVAHLSGYVLQNFTVSAEGVAAVKMPKSLLEQYGVTASEASQLVSLLSNIEGIVAWVFFIEEEKEIRVRLRSKGPIVNEVAKKYRGGGHPLAAGASIYSWEDADRVIEDLKAACLSQ; from the coding sequence ATGAAAGAGAAATGTTTGGAAATTTTAAAAGCGATCCAGCAATTTGATACGATTATTATTCATCGCCATATCCGCCCAGATCCTGATGCGTACGGTTCTCAAGGAGGATTAGCGGAGATTTTGAAGGCATCTTTTCCGGAAAAAACGGTGTATACGGTTGGAAACGACGAAGAGTCGTTGCAATTTTTGCGACGAATGGATGTTATTGATGATCAAACTTATGACAACGCGCTTGTGATCGTTTGTGATACCGCCAACCAAGAACGGATTTGTGACGACCGCTACCGGCTTGGCAAAAAATTGATTAAAATTGACCATCATCCAAACGAAGATCCGTATGGAGACATCTTGTGGGTCGACACAAACGCAAGTTCCACAAGCGAAATGATTTATGAGTTTTATTTGGCGGGAAAAGAGGAAGGGCTTGTGATGACAAAAGCAGCGGCGCGCCTTATTTACGCGGGCATTGTCGGAGATACGGGCCGTTTTCTTTTTCCGAGAACGAGCGAAAAGACGTTTCGTTATGCAAGCGAACTGATTCAATACGGATTTTCGTTAACGGAGATATATGACGGGTTGTATAATACAAAGTTAAACGTGGCGCATTTAAGCGGGTATGTGCTGCAAAACTTTACGGTATCCGCGGAAGGTGTGGCGGCGGTGAAAATGCCGAAATCGCTGCTGGAACAATATGGCGTCACTGCTTCGGAAGCGTCGCAGCTCGTGAGCCTGCTTAGCAATATCGAAGGAATTGTCGCATGGGTATTTTTTATCGAGGAAGAAAAAGAAATTCGCGTCCGCCTTCGTTCCAAAGGCCCGATTGTGAATGAAGTAGCGAAAAAATATCGTGGCGGCGGGCATCCGCTCGCTGCGGGAGCTTCGATTTATTCATGGGAGGATGCGGACCGCGTCATCGAAGATTTGAAAGCAGCGTGTCTTTCTCAATGA
- a CDS encoding YtpI family protein, which produces MPTLVIFIIFSFSFYVYYKIKYFRSHRPMERRWLSAKSSIALGLFVFFFGLNQFFLHSSAVTYIVGTVFLLIGAGSAWAGYRAYKYYLPLVLEEAKQTAKNGA; this is translated from the coding sequence ATGCCAACACTTGTAATTTTCATTATATTTTCCTTCTCTTTTTACGTCTATTATAAAATCAAATATTTTCGCTCCCATCGGCCGATGGAACGACGTTGGCTTTCCGCCAAATCAAGCATCGCGCTTGGCTTGTTCGTGTTCTTTTTCGGATTAAATCAGTTTTTCCTCCATTCTTCCGCCGTTACGTATATTGTCGGCACTGTTTTCTTGCTGATTGGTGCCGGAAGCGCATGGGCAGGCTATCGCGCCTATAAATATTATTTGCCTCTCGTTTTGGAAGAAGCGAAACAAACAGCAAAAAACGGGGCGTAA
- a CDS encoding universal stress protein → MAMTYKTIVVAVDGSKEAEWAFKKAIEIAKRNNAKLVLSHVIDLRGFAAVEVYDRAAVERAEEYAKELLNGYQQQAAAAGLSDVVIDIEFGSPKVKIAKDIAPKYKADLIICGATGLNAVERLLIGSVSEHITRYAKCDVLVVRTEKE, encoded by the coding sequence ATGGCAATGACGTACAAAACGATTGTTGTTGCGGTAGATGGTTCGAAAGAAGCGGAATGGGCATTCAAAAAAGCGATCGAAATCGCCAAACGCAACAATGCGAAGCTTGTTCTTTCCCACGTCATTGATTTGCGGGGGTTTGCAGCCGTCGAGGTGTATGACCGCGCCGCTGTTGAACGGGCTGAAGAATACGCAAAAGAACTGCTAAACGGTTACCAACAACAAGCGGCCGCCGCTGGATTAAGCGATGTTGTCATTGACATTGAATTTGGTTCTCCAAAAGTGAAAATCGCCAAGGACATAGCGCCAAAATATAAAGCTGATTTAATCATTTGTGGAGCTACCGGCCTAAACGCCGTCGAACGCCTCTTAATTGGAAGCGTTTCCGAACATATTACTCGTTATGCAAAGTGCGATGTGCTTGTTGTCCGGACGGAAAAAGAATAA